One window from the genome of Nicotiana sylvestris chromosome 9, ASM39365v2, whole genome shotgun sequence encodes:
- the LOC104223179 gene encoding uncharacterized protein: protein MPHRMGRKPIREIIYELYLGLEYQMKFDLATMSFLSKSVGLVKIQKVVESETSLTNIEIVDKCFGPQCKSHVVGFGAGITAKELKGGNSSKTALLEMSNATEKEKESLKGRLEGLESKYDVLESKNAQLASVVFDQTSSPSSSEQ from the exons ATGCCTCATCGTATGGGTAGGAAGCCAATTAGAGAGATCATTTATGAATTG TACCTTGGATTGGAGTATCAAATGAAATTTGACCTTGCAACCATGTCTTTCCTGTCAAAATCAGTTGGATTG GTTAAAATCCAAAAAGTGGTGGAATCCGAAACATCTCTTACAAATATTGAGATTGTAGACAAGTGCTTTGGACCTCAATGCAAGAGTCATGTAGTTGGATTTGGTGCTGGGATAACCGCTAAGGAGTTGAAAGGTGGTAACTCCTCGAAAACTGCATTATTAGAGATGTCGAATGCgactgaaaaagaaaaggaatcacTAAAAGGACGCTTGGAAGGGCTAGAGAGTAAATATGATGTGTTAGAGAGTAAAAACGCACAGCTTGCAAGTGTTGTATTTGATCAGACTTCATCACCATCTTCAAGTGAGCAATAG
- the LOC104223180 gene encoding uncharacterized protein — MTAFTKHFSFIFLLLTLISSLQIHARESQFFNKIPSNNNAEKKTQVVIPNKEQEPHFLPTNENNGYGLYGHESGQLPPSTTTTNDVEKPYKEINPTPTLTNNIHNSKYLSKNYDHVAYVTVKKNDENNNNNDEKYKNTGSTNNNNDDNEEYHHEESTYYNNKEYYNGGSTNNNEGYFNGGSTNNNNDEYHNEGKTYYNNNNKEYYNGGSISNNNKNNDQYHNRDSTYYYNNNNKEYYNGGSTNYNNEGYFNGGSTNNNNEGYFNGGSTNNNNNNEEYHKGDNTYYNNNNNEYYNGGTTSNNNNNNKEYHNIGSTYYNNYNKEYNNGGSTNNNNNEEYFYGGSTNNNNNNEYHNGGNTYYNNNNKEYYNGGSTSNNNNNKEEYHNIGSTYYNNNYNKEYYNGGNTNNNNEGYFNGGSTNNNYYNNNEEYHNGGNTYYSNNNKEYYNGGSTSSNNNNNEEYHNRGSTYYNNNNNKEYHNGGSTNNNNEGYFNEGFFENGKYFYGVNTEKYAKEPYENTREFATNNNEFKNNFVWTKQNEEKFQDNEEMP, encoded by the coding sequence ATGACTGCCTTTACCAAGCACTTCTCCTTCATCTTTCTCCTTCTTACCCTCATTTCTTCATTGCAAATCCATGCAAGAGAAAGCCAATTCTTTAATAAAATTCCCAGCAACAATAATGCTGAAAAAAAGACACAAGTAGTTATTCCCAACAAAGAACAAGAACCACACTTCTTGCCTACAAATGAAAATAACGGCTATGGCCTATATGGTCATGAGTCTGGTCAACTTCCACCTTCAACCACCACTACTAATGATGTAGAAAAACCCTACAAAGAAATCAACCCCACCCCCACCTTAACTAATAATATTCACAATAGCAAATACCTTTCCAAAAATTATGACCATGTGGCCTATGTCACAGTCAAAAAGAACGAcgaaaataacaacaataatgatGAAAAGTACAAGAATACTGGTAGtactaacaacaacaacgacgacaATGAGGAGTATCACCATGAGGAGAGCACTTACTACAACAACAAAGAGTACTACAATGGTGGCAGTACTAACAACAACGAGGGGTACTTCAATGGCGGTAGTACTAACAACAACAACGATGAGTATCACAATGAGGGTAAAACTTactataacaacaataacaaggaGTACTACAATGGTGGTAGTATTAgcaataacaacaaaaataacGACCAGTATCACAATAGGGATAGTACttactactacaacaacaacaacaaggagTACTACAATGGCGGCAGTACTAATTACAACAACGAGGGATACTTCAATGGTGGTAGTACTAATAACAACAACGAGGGGTACTTCAATGGTGGCAgtactaacaacaacaacaacaacgaggAGTATCACAAGGGGGATAACACTTactataacaacaataacaatgagTACTACAATGGTGGCACtactagcaacaacaacaataacaacaaggagtATCACAATATAGGGAGCACTTACTACAACAACTACAACAAGGAGTACAACAATGGTGGCAGTactaacaataacaacaacgagGAGTACTTTTATGGTGGCAgtactaacaacaacaacaacaatgagtATCACAATGGGGGTAACACTTActataataacaataacaaggAGTACTACAATGGTGGCAGTActagcaacaacaataataacaaggaGGAGTATCACAATATAGGTAGCACTTACTACAACAATAACTACAACAAGGAGTACTACAATGGTGGCAATACTAACAACAACAACGAGGGATACTTCAATGGTGGCAGTACTAACAAcaactactacaacaacaacgAGGAGTATCATAATGGGGGTAATACTTACTATAGCAACAATAATAAGGAGTATTACAATGGTGGCAGTActagcagcaacaacaataacaacgaaGAGTATCACAATAGGGGTAGCacttactacaacaacaacaacaataaggaGTACCATAATGGTGGCAGTACTAACAACAATAACGAGGGGTACTTCAACGAGGGATTCTTTGAAAATGGAAAATACTTTTATGGTGTCAACACTGAGAAATATGCCAAAGAGCCCTATGAAAATACAAGAGAATTCGCAACAAATAACAATGAATTCAAGAATAACTTTGTGTGGACCAAGCAGAACGAAGAGAAGTTCCAAGATAACGAGGAAATGCCTTGA